Genomic window (Lynx canadensis isolate LIC74 chromosome A1, mLynCan4.pri.v2, whole genome shotgun sequence):
ATCAATAGTGCTCTACTAGGGGcatcagtaggttaaatgtctgacttcggctcaggtcaagatcttgtggttcaaatcaggctctgtgctgacaactcagagcctggagcttgcttcaaattctgtgtctccctctctctatgcccctcccctgctctctctctctcaaaagttaataaacattcaaaatttaaaataaataaataaatagatctgACTTAATAGTCACATTATAGTTTTCTGGAATCATAGTCTAAAGTTAGCTGCAAAGAAATAATTATCACCCTACAAACCCCACTAAGCAAAGAGGAAGTAGCATTTTTTTCCACCAGCACATTATCTTTTGAGTCTGTCACTTGGAAGGACACAGGGGTTCTCTCCATCTACCGGCAAGCAAAGATACAAGTTATTTAGTTTAGGATCCCTGAAAGAGAGAAGACCTTGCTCTGTTCACATTCTAGCATCTGATATGACATTGTGCATAGTTATTACCCTGGAACAAAGAGTTTTCATGGACAATAAGTATCTCAGGATGAGTGATACCAGCCGCATCAGTGCCCTATTGCATCCAACAGGCTGTGGTCTTTCCCAAGAACCTTCCACATGGCTCCCTTCACATCTTTGTTTCTCAGTGTGTAGATGAAAGGATTCAGAGTGGGGGTCACCAGACAGTAGAAGAGGGTTAGGAACTTGCCCTGGTCCTGGCTTGCCACATTCCCAGGCTGCATGTACATGTAGATTATAGTGCTATAGAAGAGAGACACTACAATCATGTGGGAAGAGCAGGTGTTGAAGGCCTTGTGCCTCCCAGCTGCAGACCGGATCCGCAGAACTGTGGCTATAATATAGCCATAGGAAACCAGTATCATGGCGAGGGGCACCAGGACAATGGGGATGGCCAGGAAGAAAACCAGGCCTTCAACATGCCTAGTGTCCACGCAGGAAATGCGGATGATGGCTGGCATCTCACACACAAAGTGGTTGATGTGATGATGACCACACCGCTTCAAGGACATTGTCAGTGGGGACATGAGGATGGAATTGGCAATCCCAGTGAGCCAGGCACAGGCTGCCAGTCGCAGGCACAGCTGTGGGTGCATGATGGTCATGTAGTGAAGAGGTTTGCAAACAGCCACaaagcggtcataggccatgacAGAAAGAAGAATGCATTCAATGCCACCCACAGACAGGAATGCAAAGAGTTGTATGACACAGCCCATATAGGTAATGGTCTTTTGTGGGCCCCAGAGGTTGACCAGCATCTGAGGAATGCTGCTAGAGGTGTAGCAGAGATCCAGGAGGGACAGGTTGCAGAGGAAGAAGTACATTGGCCTGTGCAGCCGAGGGTCCACCACGGACAGGAAGATGATAGTCGAGTTTCCCATGACAGCCAGAAAGTAAAACACCGTGTTAGTGAAAAACAAGACCATCTCCAGCTTTGGCCGGTcagagaatccaagcagaatGAAGTTTCTagagctttcatttctttccatcacACTTGGCTTGATAAACCTGTTTAGGGAGGCTAACATGTGTTATTACTCATACAGAAAATGAGGCACCAcattttttcccaagaaaatagTTTTGTTCCACCTACTTAACTGGGACACTTGCTTGTGCATTGCCTGGAATTATAGGGTGAGGGGCTAAAAATATTTGTCTGTAAAGTGATGGAAGCTGTAACTTTTGCCTCTATATCTTCTAATCTGGTTAAGTGAGATAAGTggatacatctttaaaaaaaaaaaagtcttctttggaaagaagaGTTAAAATGGTGGatcagcatggagaccctgagtTGCCTGGTCTGTGAAACATAGGTATATCActaccaaaccattttgaacatcTAGTAAATCGATCTGAGGTTTAATGCAataatctgcataacttgagtcACAGAATTTGACAGTTATGTGTGTGAGGAGGTGAACTGAAGGAGGGAAAAGTCACAGAGGGTAAGGTATTGTTTTtgcagagacaggacagagaaggagaaaaggggagagtgTGGTGCATTGGGATTGAGTAAGAAAAGCAATCCACCCTGAAAGttgctggagagaaaaagaaagagtgaaaacactcactGGGGAGGGAACAAGAAATCAGTTCCCCCAAAACAATTGAtggtgagaaaggagagggtttcaaaaccaccaggattctataaacaatGAGGTACAGAATTTGAAGTTCCCAGAGCTCAGTGCCTCGTGGTGCTCTGGCAAGGAAGCAGGGTGAATCTTCAGGAACGGCAGGGTCTGAGGGGTCTGTATGCCACACAGGGAGAATTGGTTCACGTGTTTGAAGCGCATTTGATAGAGGCCAAACAGCCTCCCCACcagcaaaggtcccagcagaccacGGAAAGCACACGTTTGTTGGTATTAGGACAAAGATACCAAGAGTGCAGGGAAACCTGGTGCCAGCTGTGTATtctgatttgccataatctctgaacttcTGCCACTGTGCAACTGAATGAATGTTTTCTGTGGCAAGCCAACAccccggccattgctcagtgagatcCTCCCCGCAGAGAGTCTGTGCAGGTACAAGCTTCAGTGTACCTCTGAAGTGTGAGGTTTTGAAACATACCcatatctgagataaaactctggaagaAGTTGCCACCTGGCTGGCAGATGACTTGGACACAGACAAGGTAGAGGCAGGGAGTTGAaggaggcctgagacaaaggaggggtgcttgattgtgGACTGTTGAAAGCACAAAGTTCTTACCCCAGAGACTAGGAAGCTGGATGAAGCCATTTCCACATCTCTTGCACATGCATAAGCACAGGGTACATGTGCACCACACTAAaacaccccagtaagctaagcaacACCACCTAGTGGACAATGGAGTTATTACACCAAGCGATGCCCAACTGtaccctccaagcacatcccccTGGAGACCAGCCAGCAAAAGTCattccacctgcttagtgtaggGACTCTAGAGTGCTTCACAGTTTCAGTTCTACatggaaactggatgtaacttcattcgtgtttcattctgtttgctggttcatttatttgttttgtttgcttctgtttttgcttacattttctttattctttctttcctttctctttcttggatacagaaagagaaaaatttaattttattattttctactttactttttattatttttaaaattcttattctattttattctttgtttaattttattctattttgttatataaattgttttaatttaaattttttcttaccttattttttcattcctctccttttttctctattctatcaagcttacttcaacaaacaaactgaaacacacctaggatctagcttcctttatttgattttttgttttgtttttaattttttaattttaccaatttttttccttctccaaaatgacaaaacagaaattcacctcaaaagaaaaaaaaaacaggaagaaatgacagccatggacttaatcaacacagatatgaataagatgtctgaactagaacttagaaccatgataataatAATCTTACATGggattgggacacctgggtggcttagtcagttaggcttctgactttggcttaggtcattgtctcacagtctgtgaatatgagcctcatgtcaggctctgtgctgacatctgagagtctggaacctcctttggattctgtgtctccctctctctacccaccccccacatGTGCTtgctcactcttaaaaataaatacaaatttttaaaaatgtaaaagaacattagctggggttgaaaaaagatgaatgggttaaccaaggaaataaaaagaaaattaaaaattaaaattacattaaagcCAACGAAAaggaaaacacgacagtccaaaatCTCCAGGATGCaacaaaggtggtcataagagagaattatatagcaatccaggctttcctaaagaaggaagaaaggtctcaaatacacaacttaaATTTACACCTAAAAGGGCTGGAAAAATAACGGCAAATAAGTCCCCAAAACAGCTGTAGAAGGCaaatcataaagattagagcagaaatcaatgttatcggggggaaaaaaagaaaacaccaacaacagtagaacagatcaatgaaaccaggatcttGTTCTTggaatgaattaacaaaatacataaacccatagccagattgatcaaaaagaaaaaggaaaggacctgaataaataaaatcatgaaggaaagagaagatatCACAACCAAACTgtggaaatacaaacaataatgagagaatattatgagcaattgtatgccaacaaattgagcaatctggaagaaaggatTAAATTCcacaaactacaaaaactgaaactgaaatagaaattttgaacagatccataaacagtaaagaaattgaatgagtaatgaaaaatctcccaacaaacaagagtagATAGAGTtcaaggccagatggctttccaggggaattctatcaaacatttaaagagttaacacctattcttttgaagctgtgccaaaaaatagaagtgggaagaaaaattccaaactcattctaaaaggccaccattaccttgataccaaaaccagacaaagaccccactaaaaagaagaagtACAGACCAatttcctgatgaacatgaatgcaaaaattcccaacaagatacttgtaaaccgaatccaacaataccttaaaagagttattcaccatgatcaagtgggattattcctgggatgcaggactggttcaatatctgcaaatcaatcaatatgatacatcacattaataaaagaaaggataagaaccacatgagcttctcaatagatgcaggaaaagtagttgacaaaatgcagcatcctttcttgataaatcatcaagaaaataaggATAGAAAGAAAGTACCCCACCATCATAATGGCCATATAAGAAAGACATATAtgttccccctaaggtcaggaacatgacaaggatgtggactctcaccactgttattcaacatagtattagaagtcctagcctcacaatccatgagatcatgacctgagttgaagtcagatgcttaacagactgagccacccaggtgctcctaaatcatttgcatttctatacaccaataatgaagctgcagaaagggaaatcaaggaatcgatcctatttacaattgcaccaaaacccataaaatacctaggaaaaagcctaaccaaagaggtgcaagatctatacactgaaaactatagaaagctgatgaaaaaaaattgaggaaaacacaaagaaatggaagaacattccatgctcatggattgaaaaacaaatattgttgaaatgtcgatacaacccaaagcaatctacatattcaatgaattctctatcaaaataatgccagcattcttcacagacctagaacaaacaattctaaaaatgtatggaatcacaaaagacccctaatagtcaaagtaatgttgaaaaagaaaccaaacctggaggcatcacatttcctgacttcaagctgtattacaaagctgtaatcatcaagacagtatgatattggaacaaaaacagacatagaaatcaatggaacagaatagagaatgcagaaatggaaccacaaatgtgtggccaactGATCTtggacaaagtaggaaagaatatccaatgggaaaaaggcagtttcttcagcaagtggtgttaggacaactggacagcaacatgcagaagaatgaaccagaaccactttcttacaccatacacaaaaaatgaactcaaaatggatgaaatacctaaacataagacaggaagccatcaaaatcctagaggggaaaccaggcaacaacctctttgaccttggcacAGCAGCGTAATACCTgatatgtctccagagacaaaggaagcacaagcaaaaatgaactattgggacctcaagagaaaaaggttctgcacagtgaaggaaacaatcagcaaaactaaaaggcaaccgacagaatgggagaagatatttgcaaatgacatattagataaagggttagtgtctaAAATCTATacacaacttatcaaactcaactcccaaaaaacaaatactctagtgaagaaatgggcaaaagacacaaatacacacttttccaaagaagacatccagatgacagacacatgaaaagatgctcaacatcacttatcaccagggaaatacaaatcaaagccacaatgagacaccacctcacacctgtcagagtgtctaaaattaacaactcaggcaacaacagattttggcgaggatgcggagaaagaggaatggttttgcactattggtgtgacagcaccccaatgtttatagcagcactattgaaaatagccaaagtatggaaagagcccagatatccattgactgatgaacggataaaaaagatgttgtatatatacacaatggaatattactcggtgatcaaaaagaatgaaattttgccatttgcaacaacatggatagaactagagtgctttatgctaagtgaaataagtcagtcagagaaagacaaatatatgatttcattcacatgtggaatttaagaaacaaaacaggtgaacataagggaaggaaagcaaaaataatataaaaacagagagggacaccaaaccataagagactcttaaatacagagaccaaactgagggttgctggtggggtgttgcaTGGGGGGAAGGACTAAAGGAGTAAGGGTCATTAAGATGGACACTttttgggttgagcactgggtattatatgtaagtgatgaatcactaaatcttattcctgaaattattgttacactgtatgttaactcacttggatttagattaaaataaataaaacagtacctgggtagctcagttggttaagcgtccaacgttggctcatgtcatgatctcatggttcaccagtttgggccctgcatcaggctctttgctgacaactcagaacctggagcctgcttagactctgtttctatctctctctctctctgcctctcccctgctcatgctctctctctttgtcaaaaataaatttaaaaaaataaaataaataaataaataaataaattttaaaaaatgataaacatttttaaaaaacaaaaaaaaatacacacaaaaataaaatcttgccatttgcaacaacatggatggagctagagactattatacaaagcgaaataagt
Coding sequences:
- the LOC115513505 gene encoding putative olfactory receptor 2W6, giving the protein MERNESSRNFILLGFSDRPKLEMVLFFTNTVFYFLAVMGNSTIIFLSVVDPRLHRPMYFFLCNLSLLDLCYTSSSIPQMLVNLWGPQKTITYMGCVIQLFAFLSVGGIECILLSVMAYDRFVAVCKPLHYMTIMHPQLCLRLAACAWLTGIANSILMSPLTMSLKRCGHHHINHFVCEMPAIIRISCVDTRHVEGLVFFLAIPIVLVPLAMILVSYGYIIATVLRIRSAAGRHKAFNTCSSHMIVVSLFYSTIIYMYMQPGNVASQDQGKFLTLFYCLVTPTLNPFIYTLRNKDVKGAMWKVLGKDHSLLDAIGH